The following are encoded in a window of Variovorax paradoxus genomic DNA:
- a CDS encoding bile acid:sodium symporter family protein, whose translation MLPVDEIRLHFNPASLVLLNVVLGFLMFGIALDTRIDDFKRVARMPGAMAVGIGAQFVVLPAVTFVLTLILQPGPSIALGMILVACCPPGNISQILTHRAGGNVALSVSMTAISNALSIVVMPLNFAFWGGLHPTASLLLKTIALDPLDMLGHIVMIIGIPFVLGVACAHQLPRFTARIKKPARILSFLALIAFIVGAIAGNWRYFLDYVGLVLLAVVIHDALAFGTGYLCARLSGLGDYDRRAVSIEVGIRNAGLGLVLIFSFFGGLGGMAVVAGVWGFWDIIAGLALASWWGRKPATP comes from the coding sequence ATGCTGCCTGTCGACGAGATCCGCCTGCACTTCAACCCGGCCTCGCTGGTGCTGCTCAACGTGGTGCTGGGCTTTTTGATGTTCGGCATTGCGCTGGACACGCGCATCGACGACTTCAAGCGCGTCGCGCGCATGCCCGGCGCGATGGCGGTGGGCATCGGCGCGCAGTTCGTGGTGCTGCCGGCCGTGACCTTCGTGCTCACGCTGATCCTGCAGCCGGGGCCGAGCATCGCGCTGGGCATGATCCTCGTGGCCTGCTGTCCGCCGGGCAACATCTCGCAGATCCTCACGCACCGCGCGGGTGGCAACGTGGCGCTGTCGGTGTCGATGACGGCCATTTCGAATGCGCTCTCCATCGTGGTGATGCCGCTGAATTTCGCGTTCTGGGGCGGCCTGCATCCCACGGCCTCGCTGCTGCTGAAGACCATCGCACTCGACCCACTCGACATGCTGGGCCACATCGTGATGATCATCGGCATTCCCTTCGTGCTGGGCGTGGCCTGCGCGCACCAGCTGCCCAGGTTCACGGCGCGCATCAAGAAGCCGGCGCGCATCCTGAGCTTCCTGGCGCTGATCGCTTTCATCGTCGGCGCCATCGCGGGCAACTGGCGCTACTTTCTCGACTACGTGGGGCTGGTGCTGCTGGCGGTCGTCATTCACGACGCGCTGGCCTTCGGCACGGGCTACCTGTGCGCGCGGCTCTCGGGGCTGGGCGACTACGACCGGCGCGCGGTGTCCATCGAAGTGGGCATCCGCAACGCGGGGCTCGGGCTGGTGCTGATCTTCAGCTTCTTCGGCGGGCTCGGCGGCATGGCCGTGGTGGCCGGCGTGTGGGGCTTCTGGGACATCATCGCGGGCCTGGCGCTGGCGAGCTGGTGGGGGCGCAAGCCTGCGACGCCATGA
- a CDS encoding ABC transporter substrate-binding protein → MPLPPTYRLAGLALALATLAPAALAQVCKEDVRVLSQPREGLTLLEKSKDEFKRLSGASFSVDNLNENDRRAKSRADASTVGKYHVYYVDEANVAQFVQSKWIVPLTPYYPASYDYADFDAGRQKVATFAGQTWFAPLTGGGDLMVYRKDLLEKAGIKPPATLDEFVAAVKKLNDPANGIYGVALRGQRGSGANVWRWMPFFRGYGGQWFDGDKPVFNSPAAVKATQTYLDLFKYSAPGTKTGGWDESTGAFLAGKVAILVESTPLAGNALDPKMSTVVGKIAYAVPPAPLTGGGYGHGLAIGARANKTEDAKKCAGLFIAWATSKENERRRLAEGQFGELNRTSVLGSPEFAQRYGADLGKALADTGKVTAVNFWQDPAWPDLGDRWGIILEELITGSRTDIQGGLDELDAYAKQLIARRKK, encoded by the coding sequence ATGCCGCTTCCCCCCACGTACCGTCTGGCCGGCCTCGCGCTGGCGCTCGCCACGCTGGCGCCCGCCGCGTTGGCCCAGGTCTGCAAGGAGGACGTGCGCGTCCTGTCGCAGCCGCGCGAAGGCCTGACGCTGCTCGAGAAATCGAAGGACGAGTTCAAGCGCCTGAGCGGAGCCTCGTTCAGCGTGGACAACCTCAACGAGAACGACCGCCGCGCCAAGTCGCGCGCCGATGCGTCCACGGTCGGCAAGTACCACGTGTACTACGTCGACGAGGCCAACGTGGCGCAGTTCGTCCAGTCGAAGTGGATCGTGCCGCTCACGCCGTACTACCCGGCCAGCTACGACTACGCCGATTTCGACGCCGGCCGCCAGAAGGTCGCAACCTTCGCCGGCCAGACCTGGTTCGCGCCGCTCACCGGCGGCGGCGACCTCATGGTCTATCGCAAGGATTTGCTCGAGAAGGCGGGCATCAAGCCGCCGGCCACGCTCGACGAGTTCGTGGCGGCCGTGAAGAAGCTCAACGACCCGGCCAACGGCATCTATGGCGTGGCCCTGCGCGGCCAGCGCGGCTCGGGTGCCAACGTGTGGCGCTGGATGCCGTTCTTCCGCGGCTACGGCGGCCAGTGGTTCGACGGCGACAAGCCGGTCTTCAACTCGCCCGCCGCCGTGAAGGCGACGCAGACCTACCTCGATCTCTTCAAGTACTCCGCGCCCGGCACCAAGACCGGCGGATGGGACGAATCGACCGGCGCCTTCCTGGCCGGCAAGGTCGCGATCCTGGTCGAATCCACGCCGCTCGCGGGCAACGCGCTCGACCCCAAGATGTCCACGGTGGTCGGCAAGATCGCCTACGCCGTGCCGCCCGCGCCGCTCACCGGTGGCGGCTACGGCCACGGCCTGGCCATCGGCGCACGCGCCAACAAGACCGAAGACGCCAAGAAGTGCGCGGGCCTGTTCATTGCCTGGGCCACGTCCAAGGAGAACGAGCGGCGCCGCCTGGCGGAAGGCCAGTTCGGCGAACTCAACCGCACCAGCGTGCTCGGCAGCCCCGAGTTCGCCCAGCGCTACGGCGCCGACCTGGGCAAGGCGCTGGCCGACACCGGCAAGGTCACGGCCGTGAACTTCTGGCAAGACCCGGCCTGGCCCGATCTGGGCGACCGCTGGGGGATCATTCTTGAAGAGCTGATCACTGGCTCGCGCACCGACATCCAGGGCGGGCTCGACGAACTCGACGCCTACGCCAAGCAGCTGATCGCGCGTCGCAAGAAGTGA
- a CDS encoding carbohydrate ABC transporter permease has translation MRSHTTRLPAVFIGPGLLVLAVLALVPTVFAIAISLQDRELGQADTGWVWFSNYVQLFSDRRFLNSVRVSLVWEVLTVSATMALAVLMGTLMHRCTTPRWRQVLSMLFIVPVLLPRVSAAFVWKFAFHPLFGLVTWPYKAITGEPLDLFADPVLALLTVAFVDVWQWGLFFAVIVLKLLETLPPQPFEAARLDHATTWEVYAYVALPMLKAPLISLTFVKMVESLRAFDLIYVMTRGGPGISTETLDMYAFSQGFIESGRISYASSMAVLMMVASTVAFTYIWKWTKPS, from the coding sequence ATGCGTTCCCACACCACACGGCTGCCGGCCGTGTTCATCGGGCCGGGGCTGCTCGTGCTGGCCGTGCTGGCGCTGGTGCCGACGGTGTTCGCCATCGCCATCTCGCTGCAGGACCGCGAGCTGGGCCAAGCCGACACCGGCTGGGTCTGGTTCAGCAACTACGTGCAGCTGTTCTCGGACCGGCGCTTTCTGAACTCGGTGCGCGTGTCGCTGGTGTGGGAGGTGCTGACCGTCAGCGCCACCATGGCGCTGGCCGTGCTCATGGGCACGCTGATGCACCGCTGCACCACGCCGCGCTGGCGCCAGGTGCTGTCGATGCTGTTCATCGTGCCGGTGCTGCTGCCGCGCGTGTCGGCCGCCTTCGTCTGGAAGTTCGCCTTCCATCCGCTGTTCGGCCTCGTGACCTGGCCGTACAAGGCGATCACCGGCGAGCCGCTCGACCTGTTCGCCGACCCGGTGCTGGCGCTGCTGACGGTGGCCTTCGTCGACGTGTGGCAGTGGGGGCTGTTTTTCGCCGTCATCGTGCTGAAGCTGCTCGAAACTTTGCCGCCGCAGCCCTTCGAGGCCGCGCGCCTGGACCACGCGACAACGTGGGAGGTGTATGCCTACGTGGCGCTGCCGATGCTGAAGGCGCCGCTCATCAGCCTGACCTTCGTGAAGATGGTGGAGTCGCTGCGCGCCTTCGACCTCATCTACGTGATGACGCGCGGCGGCCCCGGCATTTCGACCGAGACGCTCGACATGTACGCCTTCTCGCAGGGCTTCATCGAGTCGGGCCGCATCTCGTACGCGTCGAGCATGGCGGTGCTGATGATGGTCGCCTCGACGGTCGCGTTCACCTACATCTGGAAATGGACCAAGCCGTCATGA
- a CDS encoding NAD(P)-dependent alcohol dehydrogenase, which translates to MKALVLEKAHEITLRDIDVALHLGPRDVKIRMHTVGVCGSDVHYYQHGGIGPYVVDAPMILGHEASGVVAEVGTEVTHLKPGDRVCMEPGIPDMDSRAVREGFYNLDPAVRFWATPPIHGCLTPFVVHPAAFTFRLPDNVSFGEGAIVEPLAIGLQAAKKAALKPGDVAVVIGAGTIGAMTALAALAGGAARVILADLVPEKLALFANNPAVTTVDVRSASLADTVQALTDGWGANVVFEASGSTRAFDHVFDLLCPGGCLVLVGIPAAKVAFDIVAIQAKEARIESVFRYANIFPRALALIASGQVDVKPFISRTFAFEDGIAAFEEAAAGRVTDVKIQIEFPAAEAA; encoded by the coding sequence ATGAAAGCACTGGTTCTGGAAAAGGCGCACGAGATCACGCTGCGCGACATCGACGTGGCGCTGCACCTCGGCCCGCGCGACGTGAAGATCCGCATGCACACCGTGGGCGTGTGCGGCAGCGACGTTCACTACTACCAGCACGGCGGCATCGGCCCCTACGTTGTCGATGCGCCCATGATCCTCGGCCACGAGGCCTCGGGCGTGGTGGCCGAGGTGGGCACTGAAGTCACGCACCTGAAGCCCGGCGACCGCGTCTGCATGGAGCCCGGCATTCCCGACATGGACTCGCGCGCCGTGCGCGAAGGCTTCTACAACCTCGACCCTGCGGTGCGCTTCTGGGCCACGCCGCCGATCCACGGCTGCCTCACGCCGTTCGTGGTGCACCCGGCGGCCTTCACCTTCCGCCTGCCCGACAACGTGAGCTTCGGCGAAGGCGCCATCGTCGAGCCGCTGGCCATCGGCCTGCAGGCCGCGAAGAAGGCGGCGCTGAAGCCGGGCGACGTGGCGGTGGTCATCGGCGCCGGCACCATCGGCGCGATGACCGCGCTGGCCGCGCTCGCGGGCGGCGCGGCGCGCGTGATCCTGGCCGACCTCGTGCCCGAGAAGCTGGCGCTGTTCGCGAACAACCCGGCGGTGACGACGGTCGACGTGCGCAGCGCCAGCCTCGCCGACACCGTGCAGGCGCTCACCGACGGCTGGGGCGCGAACGTGGTCTTCGAAGCCAGCGGCAGCACGCGCGCCTTCGACCACGTGTTCGACCTGCTGTGCCCCGGCGGCTGCCTCGTGCTGGTGGGCATACCCGCCGCGAAGGTGGCTTTCGACATCGTCGCGATCCAGGCGAAGGAGGCGCGCATCGAGTCGGTGTTCCGCTACGCCAACATCTTCCCGCGCGCGCTGGCACTCATCGCGTCGGGGCAGGTCGACGTGAAGCCCTTCATCTCGCGCACCTTCGCGTTCGAGGACGGCATCGCCGCGTTCGAGGAGGCCGCGGCCGGGCGCGTCACCGATGTGAAGATCCAGATCGAATTTCCCGCCGCCGAAGCGGCCTGA
- a CDS encoding SDR family oxidoreductase, which translates to MLLPFRNVVLTGACGGLGQALARELIGNGARVALVGLDTERLAALAAQGEGRCKAYTPDVSDSPAMQAMAADWMQRFGPPDLVIANAGVAGGYDTAEADDLAVFRRMLEINLLGAATTFQPFVQPMRAAGRGALVGVASIAGWHGMPGNGAYCASKGGLIRYLESLRAELRGTGLTVHTVSPGYIRTALTAGNRFAMPGLLEADAAARQLLAGLAARREKIVLPRRIGWLSKALDLLPAPLHDRLLRGQPRKPRVGEAGATAIPGLNSQKEPPRR; encoded by the coding sequence ATGCTCTTGCCGTTTCGCAATGTCGTTCTCACCGGTGCCTGCGGCGGCCTCGGGCAGGCGCTGGCGCGTGAGCTGATCGGCAACGGTGCGCGCGTCGCGCTGGTCGGGCTCGACACCGAACGCCTCGCGGCACTCGCTGCCCAAGGTGAAGGGCGCTGCAAGGCCTACACGCCCGACGTGTCCGACAGCCCCGCCATGCAGGCCATGGCTGCCGACTGGATGCAGCGCTTCGGCCCACCCGACCTCGTGATCGCCAACGCGGGCGTGGCCGGCGGCTACGACACCGCCGAGGCCGACGACCTCGCCGTGTTCCGCCGCATGCTCGAGATCAACCTGCTCGGCGCGGCCACCACCTTCCAGCCCTTCGTGCAGCCGATGCGCGCAGCGGGCCGCGGCGCGCTCGTCGGCGTGGCCAGCATCGCGGGCTGGCATGGCATGCCGGGCAACGGCGCTTACTGCGCGAGCAAGGGCGGCCTGATCCGCTACCTCGAAAGCCTGCGCGCCGAACTGCGCGGCACGGGGCTCACGGTGCACACGGTGAGCCCGGGCTACATCCGCACCGCGCTCACGGCCGGCAACCGCTTCGCGATGCCGGGGTTGCTCGAAGCCGACGCGGCCGCGCGCCAGCTGCTGGCGGGCTTGGCCGCACGGCGCGAAAAGATCGTGCTGCCGCGGCGCATCGGCTGGCTGTCGAAAGCGCTCGACCTGTTGCCCGCGCCGCTGCACGACCGCCTCTTGCGTGGCCAGCCGCGCAAGCCGCGCGTGGGCGAGGCCGGTGCCACGGCCATTCCCGGCCTGAACTCCCAGAAAGAACCTCCCCGCCGATGA
- a CDS encoding ABC transporter ATP-binding protein, which yields MSAIRCHHLIKRYGDTQVVHAFDLEVAQNEFVVFLGPSGCGKSTILRMLAGLEDISDGDLHIGGQRVNDLPPQERGIAMVFQNYALYPHMTVRDNIAFGLKRLKVPKAEIDSRIKEVSDTLGLARYLERKPTELSGGQQQRVAIARAMIKTPKVFLFDEPLSNLDAKLRNHMRIEIAKLHQTLKTTTVYVTHDQHEAMTLADRIVLLRDGRIEQVGSPQEIFERPRSAFVAGFIGTPPMNLMEMEVQRMADGHCELRGGGGSVRVDARRFALNGRMRVTLGVRPAHLRLDTVDGRDGGFAGEVLLAEYLGNEVLVSIGQGADEIAVLLPSAGSPRLGERLRVVADAQQVHLFDVESGASLLRPDGALH from the coding sequence ATGTCTGCCATACGCTGTCACCACCTCATCAAGCGCTACGGGGACACACAGGTCGTCCACGCATTCGACCTGGAGGTCGCGCAGAACGAGTTCGTCGTGTTCCTCGGCCCGTCGGGCTGCGGCAAGTCGACCATCCTGCGCATGCTCGCGGGTCTGGAAGACATCAGCGACGGCGACCTGCACATCGGCGGCCAGCGCGTGAACGACCTGCCGCCGCAGGAGCGCGGCATCGCGATGGTGTTCCAGAACTACGCGCTGTACCCGCACATGACGGTGCGCGACAACATCGCGTTCGGGCTCAAGCGGCTGAAGGTGCCCAAGGCCGAGATCGACAGCCGCATCAAGGAGGTGTCGGACACGCTGGGCCTGGCGCGCTACCTCGAGCGCAAGCCCACCGAACTGTCGGGCGGCCAGCAGCAGCGCGTGGCGATTGCGCGCGCCATGATCAAGACGCCGAAGGTGTTTTTGTTCGACGAGCCCTTGTCGAACCTGGACGCCAAGCTGCGCAACCACATGCGCATCGAGATCGCGAAGCTGCACCAGACGCTGAAGACCACCACCGTGTACGTCACGCACGACCAGCACGAGGCCATGACGCTGGCCGACCGCATCGTGCTGCTGCGCGACGGGCGCATCGAGCAGGTCGGCTCGCCGCAGGAAATCTTCGAGCGCCCGCGCTCGGCCTTCGTGGCCGGTTTCATCGGCACGCCGCCGATGAACCTGATGGAGATGGAGGTGCAGCGCATGGCCGATGGCCACTGCGAGCTGCGCGGCGGCGGCGGCTCGGTGCGCGTGGACGCGCGCCGCTTCGCGCTCAACGGCCGCATGCGCGTGACGCTGGGCGTGCGCCCGGCGCACCTGCGCCTCGACACGGTGGATGGCCGCGACGGCGGCTTCGCGGGCGAGGTGCTGCTCGCCGAGTACCTCGGCAACGAAGTGCTCGTGAGCATCGGGCAGGGCGCCGACGAGATCGCCGTGCTGCTGCCGTCTGCAGGCAGCCCGCGCCTGGGCGAGCGGCTGCGCGTGGTCGCCGATGCGCAGCAGGTGCATCTGTTCGACGTGGAGTCGGGCGCGTCGCTGCTGCGCCCCGACGGCGCGCTGCACTGA
- a CDS encoding flavin-containing monooxygenase encodes MTPSAAAAAVPTHEQIALIGAGPSGLAGARNLQKLGVPFQGFEAHSDVGGLWDIDNPRSTVYHSAHLISSKRTTEFVEFPMADTVADYPSHRELRRYFSDFADRFGLRAHFRFGTRVLRVEPVSDAPDTRWRVSVEAPDGTVETEEYKGVVIANGTLSEPKHPQFEGHFDGELLHTSSYKHAELFKDKRVLIVGAGNSGCDIAVDAVHYAQSVDLSVRRGYYFVPKYVFGKPADTLGGKRPLPPWLKQKVDATVLQWFTGDPVRFGFPKPNYKMYESHPVVNSLVLHHVGHGDIGVRADIARLAGRTVHFKDGSARDYDLILTATGYALHYPFIDRELLNWQGMAPRLYLNIFSPRFETLGVLGMIEASGIGWQGRYEQAELLARYFRAHAAGSPKAPALRAAVQGPPPDLSGGFKYLQLERMAYYVHKDTYRAAVRQAAASLAD; translated from the coding sequence ATGACGCCTTCTGCTGCCGCCGCCGCCGTTCCCACGCACGAACAGATCGCCCTCATCGGCGCCGGACCCTCGGGCCTGGCGGGCGCCCGCAATCTGCAGAAGCTCGGCGTTCCGTTCCAGGGCTTCGAGGCGCACAGCGACGTAGGCGGCCTCTGGGACATCGACAACCCGCGCTCCACGGTCTACCACTCGGCCCACCTGATCTCGAGCAAGCGCACCACCGAGTTCGTCGAGTTCCCGATGGCCGACACCGTGGCCGACTACCCGAGCCACCGCGAGCTGCGCCGCTACTTCAGCGACTTTGCCGACCGCTTCGGCCTGCGCGCGCACTTTCGCTTCGGTACGCGCGTGCTGCGCGTGGAGCCGGTGAGCGATGCCCCCGACACGCGCTGGCGCGTGAGCGTCGAGGCGCCCGACGGCACGGTCGAGACCGAGGAGTACAAGGGCGTGGTGATTGCCAACGGCACGCTCTCGGAGCCCAAGCACCCGCAGTTCGAAGGCCACTTCGACGGCGAGCTGCTGCACACCAGCAGCTACAAGCACGCCGAGCTCTTCAAGGACAAGCGCGTGCTGATCGTCGGCGCGGGCAACTCGGGCTGCGACATCGCGGTCGATGCGGTGCACTACGCGCAGAGCGTCGACCTCTCGGTGCGGCGCGGCTACTACTTCGTGCCCAAGTACGTGTTCGGCAAGCCGGCCGACACGCTGGGCGGCAAGCGCCCGCTGCCGCCGTGGCTCAAGCAGAAGGTCGATGCCACCGTGCTGCAGTGGTTCACCGGCGACCCGGTGCGCTTCGGTTTTCCCAAGCCCAACTACAAGATGTACGAGTCGCACCCGGTGGTGAATTCGCTGGTGCTGCACCACGTGGGCCACGGCGACATCGGCGTGCGCGCCGACATCGCGCGGCTCGCGGGCCGCACCGTGCATTTCAAGGACGGCAGCGCGCGCGACTACGACCTGATCCTCACGGCCACGGGCTATGCGCTGCACTACCCGTTCATCGACCGCGAGTTGCTCAACTGGCAGGGCATGGCACCGCGCCTGTACCTCAACATCTTTTCGCCGCGCTTCGAGACGCTGGGTGTGCTCGGCATGATCGAGGCGAGCGGCATCGGCTGGCAGGGGCGCTACGAGCAGGCCGAACTGCTGGCGCGCTACTTCCGCGCGCACGCGGCGGGCTCGCCCAAAGCGCCCGCACTGCGTGCTGCGGTGCAGGGGCCGCCGCCCGATCTGTCGGGCGGCTTCAAGTACCTGCAGCTGGAGCGCATGGCGTACTACGTCCACAAGGACACCTACCGCGCGGCCGTGCGCCAGGCCGCTGCGTCACTGGCTGACTGA
- a CDS encoding carbohydrate ABC transporter permease, with product MGTLLARLALIAAGLSALVPVLWTFLNSFKNRVDIVSSVPKFFFTPTLDNYLYVLNREAVGAGLLNSIVVVGAAVIIGALLGLPAAYALARYPLRWGNDIQFFVLSMRFLPPVAVAIPLMVIWLQLELYDTRVALIATYTLLTLSTVIWLAIPAFKAVPKEVEEAGRVDGYGPYAIFFRIALPIAARSLVGAIAFGFVLVWNEFLIALMLTTSEAKTLPIVASELSQLGRDVPWGILNASVILLSLPPLLMVGVLSGFLNAAFKRKREAA from the coding sequence ATCGGAACCTTGCTGGCGCGGCTGGCGCTCATCGCTGCGGGACTTTCGGCGCTCGTGCCTGTGCTCTGGACCTTTCTCAATTCGTTCAAGAACCGGGTCGACATCGTCTCGTCGGTGCCGAAGTTCTTCTTCACGCCCACGCTGGACAACTACCTCTACGTGCTGAACCGCGAGGCCGTGGGCGCGGGGCTGCTCAACTCGATCGTGGTGGTCGGCGCGGCGGTGATCATCGGCGCGCTGCTGGGCCTGCCTGCGGCCTACGCGCTGGCGCGCTACCCGCTGCGCTGGGGCAACGACATCCAGTTCTTCGTGCTGTCGATGCGCTTTTTGCCGCCGGTGGCCGTGGCGATTCCGCTCATGGTGATCTGGCTGCAGCTGGAGCTGTACGACACGCGCGTCGCGCTCATTGCCACGTACACGCTGCTCACGCTCTCGACGGTGATCTGGCTCGCCATTCCGGCCTTCAAGGCGGTGCCCAAGGAAGTGGAAGAGGCGGGCCGCGTCGACGGCTACGGGCCCTACGCGATCTTCTTTCGCATCGCGCTGCCGATTGCCGCGCGCTCGCTCGTGGGCGCCATCGCCTTCGGCTTCGTGCTGGTGTGGAACGAGTTCCTCATCGCACTGATGCTCACCACCTCGGAGGCCAAGACGCTGCCCATCGTGGCGTCGGAACTCAGCCAGCTCGGGCGCGATGTGCCGTGGGGCATCTTGAATGCCTCGGTCATCTTGCTGTCGCTGCCGCCGCTGCTCATGGTGGGCGTGCTGAGCGGCTTTCTCAATGCCGCGTTCAAGCGCAAGCGGGAGGCTGCATGA
- a CDS encoding helix-turn-helix domain-containing protein: MSKTSAVRKPALEHELLRDPRLGFEPASQSSVRCLQHGVPWPFDCWHYHDEFELQCINRTSGDAFVGNHIGHFEPGYVALVGGRLPHTWISHDVPPEGVPHRSMVIHFRDEPLRKGVDLFPELEAVLPMLDRARLGIEFFGIGDLVRERFVRVQKQEGMARLSEFIGLLHELANWSDWRQISSNAEPTDEDPTANTRMRRVLDHLHAHLAEELSLPAVSAIANMAESSFSRYFHKHMGSTFTDFVTRLRITKACEMLQVSDRLVSEICYEVGFANLANFNRRFLQLKGMTPSAYRQQAQGRFGLRSAHNTPLAA, encoded by the coding sequence CCCGCGCCTGGGCTTCGAGCCGGCGAGCCAGAGCTCGGTGCGCTGCCTGCAGCACGGCGTGCCCTGGCCCTTCGACTGCTGGCACTACCACGACGAGTTCGAGTTGCAGTGCATCAACCGCACCAGCGGCGACGCATTCGTGGGCAACCACATCGGCCATTTCGAGCCCGGCTATGTGGCCCTGGTGGGCGGGCGTCTGCCCCACACCTGGATCTCGCACGACGTGCCGCCCGAAGGCGTGCCCCACCGCAGCATGGTGATCCACTTTCGCGACGAACCGCTGCGCAAGGGTGTCGACCTGTTCCCCGAACTCGAAGCGGTGCTGCCGATGCTTGATCGCGCCAGGCTGGGCATCGAGTTCTTCGGCATCGGCGACCTCGTGCGCGAGCGCTTCGTGCGCGTGCAGAAGCAGGAGGGCATGGCGCGGCTGTCGGAGTTCATCGGCCTGCTGCACGAGCTGGCGAACTGGAGCGACTGGCGCCAGATTTCCAGCAACGCCGAGCCCACCGACGAAGACCCCACGGCCAACACCCGCATGCGCCGCGTGCTCGACCATTTGCACGCGCACCTGGCCGAAGAGCTGTCGCTGCCCGCCGTGTCGGCCATCGCCAACATGGCCGAAAGCAGCTTCTCGCGCTACTTTCACAAGCACATGGGCAGCACCTTCACCGACTTCGTCACGCGGCTGCGCATCACGAAGGCCTGCGAGATGCTGCAGGTGTCCGACCGGCTGGTCAGCGAGATCTGCTACGAGGTGGGGTTTGCGAACCTGGCCAACTTCAACCGCCGCTTCCTGCAGCTCAAGGGCATGACGCCCTCGGCTTACCGGCAGCAGGCGCAGGGCCGCTTCGGCCTGCGCAGCGCGCACAACACCCCGCTCGCCGCCTGA
- a CDS encoding SDR family oxidoreductase: MSETWKASARRVLITGGDGFLGRSVLAALAAQGTFETLVALDVRGVPAARRLPGVVYLQQDVRDDGIADVLAAHAIDTVVHLASIVTPGKDSNRAFEHSVDVGGTRNVLDACVARGVGHIVVSSSGAAYGYHADNPAWIAESQPLRGNPVFAYADHKRQVEEMLADCRTRHPALAQTVLRIGTILGERVDNQITALFEKKKLIAIRGSDSPFVFVWDEDVTGAIAHALGGAPPGCYNLAGDGALTIHEIAARLGKRAIAWPAGVLQAALAAGSALGVSRYGPEQLDFLRYRPVLLNTALKSQFGYVPRKTSGEAFEAFIVARAQQGRPVTSA; this comes from the coding sequence ATGAGCGAAACCTGGAAGGCGTCCGCGCGACGTGTGTTGATCACCGGCGGCGACGGGTTCCTCGGGCGCAGCGTGCTTGCCGCATTGGCCGCGCAAGGCACGTTCGAGACCCTGGTGGCGCTCGATGTGCGCGGGGTGCCCGCCGCGCGGCGGCTGCCCGGCGTGGTCTACCTGCAGCAGGACGTGCGCGACGACGGCATCGCCGACGTGCTCGCCGCGCACGCGATCGACACGGTGGTGCACCTCGCGTCGATCGTCACGCCCGGCAAGGACTCGAACCGCGCCTTCGAGCATTCGGTCGACGTGGGCGGCACGCGCAACGTGCTCGACGCCTGCGTGGCGCGCGGCGTGGGCCACATCGTGGTGTCATCGAGCGGCGCGGCCTACGGCTACCACGCGGACAACCCGGCCTGGATCGCCGAGTCGCAGCCGCTGCGCGGCAACCCGGTGTTCGCCTATGCCGACCACAAGCGGCAGGTGGAAGAGATGCTGGCCGACTGCCGCACGCGGCATCCCGCGCTGGCGCAGACGGTGCTGCGCATCGGCACCATCCTCGGCGAGCGCGTCGACAACCAGATCACCGCGCTGTTCGAGAAGAAGAAGCTGATCGCCATCCGCGGCAGCGACAGCCCCTTCGTGTTCGTGTGGGACGAGGACGTGACCGGCGCCATCGCCCATGCGCTCGGCGGCGCGCCGCCCGGTTGCTACAACCTCGCGGGCGACGGCGCGCTCACGATCCACGAGATCGCCGCGCGGCTTGGCAAGCGCGCCATCGCCTGGCCGGCCGGCGTGCTGCAGGCGGCGCTGGCCGCGGGCTCGGCATTGGGCGTGAGCCGCTACGGGCCCGAGCAGCTCGACTTTCTGCGCTACCGGCCGGTGCTGCTGAACACCGCGTTGAAAAGCCAGTTCGGCTACGTGCCGCGCAAGACCAGTGGCGAGGCCTTCGAGGCCTTCATCGTGGCGCGTGCGCAGCAGGGGCGGCCGGTCACTTCCGCGTAG